The following is a genomic window from Kineosporiaceae bacterium.
CACCTGCGGCCGTGCGTACCCAGACCGTGCCATCGGGGTCCACCCGGCCCCACTGCTCTGCACTCACCGCTGCCCGTCCTTCGTCAGCTGACCGTTGTCCCGGTGATGGCCACGGCCCGGGCCGGGGCGCCATCGCTCCCGCCGCCGAGCACTCCACCTGCCGCAACCTTCTCCACCACATCCATCCCCCCGACGATCTTTCCGATCACCGTGTAGCCACCGGCTGAATCGCTGGGGATGGTCGAGTCCTTGTACACCAGGAAGAACTGGCTACCGATGCTGTCGCCCTTGCCGCCCTGGCGTGCCACGGCCACCGTACCGGCGGGATAGACGTTGTTCGCGGGGGCGTTCTCCACCGGGCCGTAGCTGTAGCCCGGACCGCCGCCGCCGGTGCCCTGGGGATCGCCGCACTGCAGGACGAAGATCCCCTCGGTGGTGAGCCGGTGGCACCGGGTGTTGTCGTAGAACCCCTTGTCCGCCAGGAAGATCGTGCTGGCCACCGCCTGGGGTGCCTTGGCGCCGTCCAGGGTGATCGCGAGGTCGCCGCAACTGGTCTCGACCGCGAGCTTCCAGGTCTTGCCCTGCGCCGTCGCGGCGTCCGGCGCCTTCTCGAACGTGGTCGCGGCAGGCAGGGTGTCGGCGGGCTTGGCGCACGGGTTGTTCGCATCCACCGAAGCACTCGTGGCCGCCGAGGCTGCGCCGCCGCCGTCTGGGAGGAGTCGGATCGCTGGGCGAAGAACGCCACCGCGCCGACGATGCCCAGCACGGCGATGACCGCGACCGAGGCGATCACGGCCCGTCGACGGGCTGCCGCGAGTTGCGCGGCCTTGGTGTCCTGACGCTCCTGCCACTTCTCGTAGCGGCGTCGGGCGTATTCCTTCTCGCGGCTGCTGGGCGACACGCCCACCCTCCCTACCCGTCGGTGTGCGGGGCAAGTGTAGGCGGCATCGGCCCTGACGTGGGTGTTCGCCCGTCCTTCGGCCGGGCGCCGGGCGGATCGGCGGTACTGGGTAGGCTCTCGGCGTGCTCCTGGTCGGATTCCCCGCGGCGGCCTTCGCCACCAACTGCTACCTCCTGGCGCCCTCGGCGGGGCAGGAGTGCCTGATCATCGACCCCGGGATCGGGGTGCTCGACACCCTGGCCGAGGTACTTGCCGAGTACCGGCTGCGCCCGGCCGCGGTGTTGCTGACGCACGGGCACGCCGACCACGTCTACTCGGTGACCCCGGTGTGCGGTGGCCACGGTGTGCCGGCGCTGATCCACGGCGATGACCGCTACCGGCTGAAGGACCCGCTGCGCACCCTCGATCCCGAGCTCGTGATGATGCTCGAGCAGCAGTTCGGCGACAAGGCCGCTGGACCGAGCCGGACGACGTCCGGCTGGTGGGCGACGGCGAGCAGGTCGAGCTGGCGGGGCTGACCACCACGGTGATCCACGCGCCCGGCCACACCGAGGGCTCGGTGATGTTCGCGCTGGACGCCGTTCCCGAGGGCGTGCCCGCCGACAGCGGTATCACCTCGACCCTGATCAGCGGCGACGTGCTGTTCGCGGGCAGCATCGGGCGCACCGACCTGCCGGGCGGGAACCACGCGGCCATGATGCGCTCGCTGCGCACCAAGGTGCTGGCCCAGCCGGACGGCGCGTTGGTGCTGCCCGGGCACGGGCCGGCGACCACCATCGCCCGGGAGCGGGCGAGCAACCCCTACCTGCGTGAAGCGAGAGGCTGACCGATGGCACGACCCGCACCGCTGTCCGGCTTTCCCGAGTGGCTGCCGCCTCAGCGCATGGTCGAGCAGCAGGTCATCGATTCGCTCCGGCGCACCTTCGAGTCCTGGGGGTTCGCCCCGATCGAGACGCGGGCCGCCGAGCCGTTGGCCGAGCTGTT
Proteins encoded in this region:
- a CDS encoding peptidylprolyl isomerase, translating into MAGASGHQGRATRGSPSTGRDRLGRGHRRAGHRRRGGVLRPAIRLLPDGGGAASAATSASVDANNPCAKPADTLPAATTFEKAPDAATAQGKTWKLAVETSCGDLAITLDGAKAPQAVASTIFLADKGFYDNTRCHRLTTEGIFVLQCGDPQGTGGGGPGYSYGPVENAPANNVYPAGTVAVARQGGKGDSIGSQFFLVYKDSTIPSDSAGGYTVIGKIVGGMDVVEKVAAGGVLGGGSDGAPARAVAITGTTVS